Proteins from one Helicobacter ganmani genomic window:
- the era gene encoding GTPase Era: MNLENPHNTLIEKTESQGVCDSTKAGFAAVLGRPNAGKSTFLNTLVGEKLALVSHKANATRKRMNLILMEGKTQIVFVDTPGIHTQEKLLNQYMLQEALKAMSDCDLLLFLAPVTDKIHFYEEFLNNAKKPHIVLLTKTDSVPKEELLKTIKIYEKYQKNYQALIPVSIKDLGSLKRVVEVVARLMPPNPYYYDPEILSPNTTKDIAKEMIREALFDNLSDELPYESDVQITLYKEKPHIHHIKATIVVHKTSQKGMVIGKGGATLKRIGREARLKIESFVRQKVFLEIFVKVIPSWCKERESLKKMGYNFED, from the coding sequence ATGAATTTGGAAAATCCTCATAATACTCTAATAGAAAAAACAGAATCCCAAGGGGTTTGTGATTCCACAAAAGCAGGATTTGCGGCTGTTCTTGGGCGTCCAAATGCAGGCAAAAGCACCTTTTTAAATACACTTGTGGGAGAAAAGCTTGCTCTTGTCTCCCACAAGGCAAACGCCACACGCAAACGTATGAATCTGATTCTTATGGAAGGAAAAACGCAGATTGTTTTTGTAGATACTCCCGGAATCCACACACAAGAAAAACTGCTTAATCAATATATGCTCCAAGAAGCACTCAAAGCAATGAGTGATTGCGACTTATTGTTATTTTTAGCCCCTGTTACAGACAAAATTCACTTTTATGAAGAGTTTTTAAATAATGCCAAAAAGCCACATATTGTCTTACTGACAAAAACAGATTCTGTTCCCAAAGAAGAGCTTTTAAAAACTATTAAAATCTATGAAAAATACCAAAAAAATTATCAAGCTTTGATTCCTGTCTCTATCAAAGATTTAGGAAGCTTAAAACGAGTAGTGGAAGTTGTGGCAAGGCTTATGCCACCAAATCCTTATTATTATGACCCTGAAATTCTTAGCCCAAATACCACTAAAGACATTGCAAAAGAGATGATTCGGGAAGCACTCTTTGATAATTTGAGTGATGAATTACCTTATGAAAGTGATGTACAAATCACATTATACAAAGAAAAACCACACATCCACCACATTAAAGCGACGATTGTCGTGCATAAAACAAGTCAAAAAGGTATGGTGATTGGCAAAGGTGGCGCGACACTTAAGCGCATTGGACGTGAAGCGCGTTTAAAAATAGAATCTTTCGTCAGACAAAAGGTTTTTTTGGAGATTTTTGTAAAAGTCATTCCAAGCTGGTGCAAAGAACGCGAAAGTCTTAAAAAAATGGGGTATAATTTTGAGGATTAA
- the hslV gene encoding ATP-dependent protease subunit HslV, with translation MFEATTILAYKSNKGAVIGGDGQVTFGNCVLKGNATKIRTLYNGKILSGFAGSTADAFTLFDMFERILENKKGDLLKSVMEFSKEWRKDKYLRRLEAMMIVLDKEHIFILSGTGDVVEPEDGKIAAIGSGGNYALSAARALDRFHSTLEPKEIVLESLKIAGELCIYTNTNIKILEL, from the coding sequence ATGTTTGAAGCAACAACAATTCTAGCTTACAAAAGCAATAAGGGGGCAGTGATTGGCGGCGATGGGCAAGTAACCTTTGGGAATTGCGTTTTAAAAGGAAATGCAACCAAAATCCGCACACTCTATAATGGCAAGATTCTAAGTGGATTTGCAGGAAGCACAGCAGATGCTTTCACTCTTTTTGATATGTTTGAGCGAATCTTAGAAAACAAAAAGGGTGATTTGCTAAAATCTGTGATGGAATTTTCCAAAGAATGGCGCAAAGATAAGTATTTAAGACGATTAGAAGCGATGATGATTGTGCTAGATAAAGAACATATTTTTATCCTTAGCGGAACAGGAGATGTTGTAGAGCCAGAAGATGGCAAAATCGCAGCTATTGGAAGTGGGGGTAACTATGCTTTAAGTGCTGCACGCGCATTAGATAGATTCCATAGCACATTAGAACCCAAAGAAATTGTATTAGAATCTCTCAAAATCGCTGGAGAACTCTGCATTTATACGAATACAAATATCAAAATTTTAGAACTTTAA
- a CDS encoding L,D-transpeptidase family protein — protein sequence MRIFKVFGLFLTIIMAQANDFEWVKIYNEGGIKALERKIESVIQSPAYWEDALKSQDTRFGYYEDLQYLFIATKNKPTLKLYSLENKQWNERLNVNSLVGSKGGHKEKEGDLATPIGVYTLNARLTNLDQYYGPLAFSTSYPNLFDRLQKRTGGGIWIHGMPLNGNREELNTRGCIAIENDILSSADKIINYRDSLLITYNNNIKEVSKSDLSVLLANLYAWKESWKTNDVKKYLGFYSPNFVRFDGMKFNDFTQNKQRIFAKKESKQIVFSKINITPYPNEENRNLFRISFFEDYKAPSYNFHGKKELYVELKDSKMQILVEQ from the coding sequence ATGAGAATTTTTAAAGTCTTTGGGTTATTTTTGACAATCATAATGGCGCAAGCCAATGACTTTGAATGGGTAAAGATTTACAATGAAGGTGGCATTAAAGCACTAGAGCGCAAGATAGAATCCGTGATTCAAAGTCCTGCCTATTGGGAAGATGCCTTAAAATCACAAGATACGCGGTTTGGATATTATGAGGATTTGCAATATTTATTTATAGCAACCAAAAACAAACCGACTTTAAAGCTTTATTCTTTGGAAAACAAGCAATGGAATGAAAGACTTAATGTCAATAGTTTGGTTGGTTCTAAAGGCGGACATAAGGAGAAAGAGGGAGATTTAGCCACCCCTATTGGTGTTTATACACTTAATGCACGTTTAACAAATTTAGACCAATATTATGGACCTCTTGCTTTTAGCACAAGTTATCCTAACCTCTTTGATAGACTTCAAAAACGCACAGGGGGTGGCATTTGGATTCACGGAATGCCTCTTAATGGTAATCGTGAGGAGCTAAATACACGTGGTTGCATTGCGATTGAAAATGATATTTTAAGCTCGGCAGACAAGATTATCAATTACAGAGATTCTTTGCTTATCACTTATAATAACAATATAAAAGAAGTGAGTAAGAGTGATTTGAGCGTATTGCTAGCTAACTTATATGCTTGGAAGGAATCTTGGAAAACGAATGATGTGAAAAAATATTTAGGATTTTATAGCCCTAATTTTGTGCGTTTTGACGGAATGAAATTCAATGATTTCACACAAAACAAACAAAGAATCTTTGCAAAAAAAGAATCCAAACAAATTGTATTTTCTAAAATCAATATTACACCCTACCCTAATGAAGAAAATAGGAATTTATTTAGAATCTCATTTTTTGAAGATTACAAAGCTCCAAGCTACAATTTCCATGGCAAAAAAGAACTTTATGTGGAGTTAAAAGATTCTAAAATGCAAATTTTAGTAGAGCAATAA
- the hslU gene encoding HslU--HslV peptidase ATPase subunit: MTPKAIVEYLDEYIIGQKDAKKVVAIALRNRYRRLQLPKEIQEEVMPKNILMIGSTGVGKTEIARRMAKMMGLPFVKVEASKYTEVGFVGRDVESMVRDLVVASINLVKEEYRHKITKDIEKYVLDKIIEKLIPPLPKGASEQKIEEYENASSKMRTKVQNGEMDHLKIEIEVPKRAFEIEDGNMPAEFAKVQETIAKVFIASPRENPKKEVTIKEAKELLKIEASEALLDLEAIKHEGLKRAENSGIIFIDEIDKVAVSSNGQSRQDPSKEGVQRDLLPIVEGSVVNTKYGSIKTDHILFIAAGAFSLSKPSDLIAELQGRFPLRVELDNLDEEVLYKILTQTKNSILRQYEALLNVEGVTLKFDDSAIRALAHYSQIANEKTEDIGARRLHTVVEQVIEEISFEAENYQGQEVEITESLVAEKLEALVADSDVARYIL, translated from the coding sequence ATGACACCCAAAGCCATCGTAGAATATTTAGATGAATACATTATCGGACAAAAAGACGCCAAAAAAGTCGTTGCGATTGCGCTTAGGAATCGCTACCGCCGCTTACAACTGCCCAAAGAGATTCAAGAAGAAGTAATGCCTAAAAATATCTTAATGATTGGCTCAACAGGTGTAGGAAAAACAGAAATTGCAAGAAGAATGGCAAAAATGATGGGTTTGCCTTTTGTTAAAGTAGAGGCTAGTAAATACACAGAAGTAGGATTTGTCGGGCGTGATGTAGAATCTATGGTGCGTGATTTGGTTGTAGCGTCTATTAACTTAGTCAAAGAAGAATATCGCCACAAAATCACAAAAGATATTGAAAAATATGTCCTAGATAAAATAATAGAAAAACTTATCCCTCCTCTACCCAAAGGAGCGAGCGAGCAAAAGATTGAAGAATATGAAAATGCAAGCAGCAAAATGCGCACCAAAGTACAAAATGGAGAAATGGACCATTTAAAAATTGAGATTGAAGTGCCCAAAAGAGCCTTTGAGATTGAAGATGGTAATATGCCTGCTGAATTTGCAAAAGTGCAAGAAACGATTGCCAAAGTCTTTATTGCCTCTCCTAGAGAGAATCCCAAAAAAGAAGTAACAATCAAAGAAGCAAAGGAGCTACTTAAAATTGAAGCGAGCGAAGCACTGCTTGACTTGGAAGCAATTAAACACGAGGGGCTTAAGCGCGCAGAAAACAGCGGAATCATTTTTATAGATGAGATTGATAAAGTCGCCGTCAGTAGCAATGGACAAAGTCGTCAAGACCCAAGCAAAGAGGGCGTGCAACGCGATTTACTACCTATTGTAGAAGGCAGTGTCGTGAATACCAAATATGGCAGCATTAAAACAGACCATATTTTGTTTATTGCCGCAGGAGCATTTTCTTTGAGCAAGCCTAGCGATTTGATTGCTGAATTACAAGGACGTTTTCCCTTGCGTGTAGAACTAGATAATCTAGATGAAGAGGTGCTTTATAAGATTCTAACACAGACAAAAAATTCTATTTTAAGACAATATGAAGCACTTTTGAATGTAGAAGGGGTTACTTTAAAGTTTGATGATTCTGCCATTCGGGCGTTGGCACATTATTCTCAAATAGCAAATGAAAAAACAGAAGATATTGGGGCTAGACGACTGCATACGGTGGTAGAACAAGTGATAGAGGAAATTAGCTTTGAAGCAGAAAACTATCAAGGACAAGAAGTAGAAATCACTGAATCCCTTGTAGCAGAGAAATTAGAAGCCCTTGTGGCAGATTCCGATGTAGCGCGTTATATTCTATAA
- the gatC gene encoding Asp-tRNA(Asn)/Glu-tRNA(Gln) amidotransferase subunit GatC, producing MIIDTDLLNRLSKLGGITLEEGKLEETKKHLSEIVNFVENINKLDLDKIPASFNPLDSKLPMRQDEVESKLEIAKEILKNAPSAEENFFIVPKIIE from the coding sequence ATGATAATTGATACAGATTTGTTAAACCGATTATCCAAGTTGGGCGGAATTACATTAGAAGAAGGAAAGTTAGAAGAGACAAAAAAGCATTTAAGTGAGATTGTAAATTTTGTTGAGAATATTAATAAGCTAGATTTGGACAAGATTCCGGCGTCTTTTAACCCTTTGGATTCTAAATTGCCTATGCGTCAAGATGAAGTAGAATCCAAGTTAGAAATCGCCAAAGAGATTCTTAAAAATGCTCCAAGTGCAGAGGAAAATTTCTTTATTGTGCCTAAGATTATTGAGTAA
- a CDS encoding ATP-binding domain-containing protein has product MAQFFPPISDIFLFKIQPTEGELALLRFLEVNLDEHYEVYFNPYLNGDRPDIIILRKEWGALIIEVKDWNLESYFIDENKKWRVLHQNTLVKSPISQVCKYKENLFELHIDNLLNLKINNIKYFNIVKCAIYFHKATKEQINTLIQPLKNDKSLRFNIDLLSNDSLTKENFNKIFFKTHSAQNKQYFTDEIYNSFKRVLTPTFHMQNDGNFIEYNKKQKEIISKPIKEMRVKGVFGSGKTTTLVARAVKTYQKLKMDKLHPKILILTYNLTLRNFIRDKLIQVHRDFEIADFTIINYHQFIKAELNNMEIEMEIPHKNKGMEIEEYYDKYYSNEQLFAKNKDKIIPYDAIYIDEIQDYKRSWMNIIKDSFLAPEGEYIIFGDEKQNIYGNPIKNKDIITNILGRPTELKICHRSDSKIRDLTLEFQKTLFSKKYELDNMVNEKIGKGLFEKEGYTKYTYFLNMPIIPTIYDIIRENILHKIHNVSPNDITILGYTLPLLRELDCYYRILSRENTKTMFETTEIMYLSALSDNEKWLDALRNELARNNYPNNTKLSDEQNIKIKKFIAQLLSIAELYAKYPEKIEKCFSEKCENFKIGFDFFLSFLKTNAKEIQGFRSKVNKANYEIIRRNKKIHFWMNCGMLKISTIHSFKGWESQAVFLIIEDKTTKNEFDELLYTGFTRARENLVIINFGNEEYHKILKPMFDKVNKQ; this is encoded by the coding sequence ATGGCACAATTTTTTCCTCCTATTTCTGATATTTTTCTTTTTAAGATTCAGCCTACGGAGGGGGAGCTTGCTTTACTTCGTTTTCTTGAGGTTAATTTAGATGAACATTACGAAGTTTATTTTAATCCCTATTTGAATGGCGACCGCCCAGATATAATCATTTTAAGGAAAGAATGGGGAGCATTGATTATTGAAGTAAAAGATTGGAATCTTGAAAGCTATTTTATAGATGAGAACAAAAAATGGCGCGTACTCCACCAAAATACACTTGTCAAATCCCCAATTAGTCAAGTGTGTAAATATAAAGAAAATCTTTTTGAACTACATATTGACAATCTACTGAATTTAAAAATTAACAATATAAAGTATTTCAATATTGTAAAATGTGCCATATATTTTCATAAAGCAACAAAAGAACAAATAAATACACTGATACAACCATTAAAAAATGACAAATCCTTGCGTTTCAATATTGATTTATTAAGCAATGATTCCTTAACAAAAGAGAATTTTAATAAAATATTTTTCAAAACCCATTCCGCTCAAAATAAGCAATACTTTACAGATGAGATATACAACAGCTTCAAAAGAGTGCTGACACCGACATTTCATATGCAAAATGACGGAAACTTCATAGAATACAATAAAAAACAAAAAGAAATCATCTCCAAGCCAATAAAAGAAATGAGGGTAAAAGGCGTCTTTGGTTCAGGTAAAACAACCACTCTTGTTGCAAGAGCAGTAAAGACTTATCAAAAACTAAAAATGGATAAGTTACACCCAAAGATTCTTATCTTAACCTACAATTTGACGCTTAGAAATTTTATACGTGATAAATTAATTCAAGTGCATAGGGATTTCGAAATAGCAGATTTTACCATTATTAATTACCATCAATTCATCAAAGCAGAATTAAATAATATGGAAATTGAAATGGAAATACCCCACAAAAACAAAGGAATGGAGATTGAAGAATATTATGATAAATACTACTCCAATGAACAATTATTTGCTAAAAATAAAGACAAAATTATCCCTTATGACGCTATTTATATTGATGAAATACAAGATTATAAACGAAGTTGGATGAATATTATCAAAGATTCATTTCTCGCTCCAGAGGGAGAATATATTATTTTTGGCGATGAAAAGCAAAATATTTATGGTAATCCAATCAAAAATAAAGATATTATCACAAATATACTAGGGAGACCAACAGAATTAAAAATCTGCCACCGCTCAGATTCAAAAATTAGAGATTTGACATTAGAATTCCAAAAAACACTTTTTAGCAAGAAATATGAACTAGATAATATGGTGAATGAAAAAATAGGTAAGGGTCTCTTTGAGAAAGAAGGTTACACTAAATACACCTATTTTTTAAATATGCCCATTATCCCAACAATTTACGATATTATACGCGAAAATATATTGCACAAAATACATAATGTTTCCCCTAATGACATTACTATCCTTGGATACACTTTACCCTTATTAAGAGAGCTTGACTGCTATTATAGGATTCTATCAAGAGAAAATACTAAAACAATGTTTGAAACCACTGAAATAATGTATTTAAGCGCGCTTTCAGATAATGAAAAATGGCTTGATGCACTTAGAAACGAACTAGCAAGAAATAATTACCCCAACAACACAAAATTATCAGACGAACAAAATATAAAAATAAAAAAATTCATTGCCCAATTATTGTCTATTGCAGAACTTTACGCAAAATATCCAGAGAAGATAGAAAAATGCTTTAGTGAAAAATGTGAAAATTTTAAAATAGGATTCGATTTTTTTCTATCCTTTTTAAAGACAAATGCAAAAGAAATCCAAGGTTTTAGAAGCAAAGTAAATAAAGCAAACTATGAAATTATACGTAGAAATAAGAAAATTCACTTTTGGATGAATTGTGGAATGCTCAAAATCTCAACCATTCATTCCTTTAAAGGTTGGGAAAGTCAAGCGGTCTTTCTTATTATAGAAGATAAAACTACAAAAAACGAATTTGATGAGTTGCTTTACACAGGCTTCACAAGAGCAAGGGAAAATCTTGTCATTATCAATTTCGGGAATGAAGAATATCATAAAATCTTAAAACCAATGTTTGATAAAGTCAATAAGCAATAA